Genomic segment of Longimicrobium sp.:
GGGAGGCGCAAGGTCCGCAGAGGCATCTATCAAGCAGGTGAGGAAAACCACTGAACGACGACGGGAGAGCGCCTGGTGACGTGCGCGGAGTTGCTGCTCCAGTTGAACCAGTTGGACGAGCATCCCCGGATCGAAGCGAAAACCGCTTCCGATCTGGGGAAATCTGCTTTGCAGACGATCTGCGGCTTCTCCAACGAGCCGGGGCTGGGCGGCGGCTACCTTCTCCTGGGAGTGCAGCGCATCCCGGACCAGATCGAGCGCCAGTACCGCGCGGTGGGGGTGCCCGACCCTGACAAGCTCCAGGCCGACCTCGCGTCGAAGTGTGCCTCCGCGTTCAACGTGGCCGTGCGCCCAGAAGTCTGGTCAGAGGTAGTCGACGGGAAGATCCTGGTGGGAGTGTTCGTTCCCGAGGCGCAAGCGGGGGACAAGCCGGTCTTCTTTTCGGCGCAGGGCCTGCCGCGGGGCGCCTACCGCCGGATCGGCTCGTCGGACCAGCGCTGTACCGACGACGATCTGCTCGTTTTCTACCAG
This window contains:
- a CDS encoding helix-turn-helix domain-containing protein — translated: MTCAELLLQLNQLDEHPRIEAKTASDLGKSALQTICGFSNEPGLGGGYLLLGVQRIPDQIERQYRAVGVPDPDKLQADLASKCASAFNVAVRPEVWSEVVDGKILVGVFVPEAQAGDKPVFFSAQGLPRGAYRRIGSSDQRCTDDDLLVFYQGRQHHSYDVTPVQDVGLADLDPDAITEYRRERERANATAEELRWPDDELLLGLGCLLRHEGRLTATVAGVLLFGSRATLRRVFPMMRLDYIRVPGREWIGDPEHRFETLDMRDP